In a single window of the Procambarus clarkii isolate CNS0578487 chromosome 51, FALCON_Pclarkii_2.0, whole genome shotgun sequence genome:
- the LOC138351923 gene encoding pancreas transcription factor 1 subunit alpha-like: MYSMDGFDMEALNRQFFESAAFSEFQAGVVFEPGSGGSSPAHLDQENTYLMFEGDSGGSSPSHNDQENTVLRRKKKRRCLMAQMQQRQAANMRERKRMQSINDAFEGLRAHIPTLPYEKRLSKVDTLRLAIGYISFLAELVASDRAPDPHLHPPNHNDANRKVIVRSSRTSVDSVPHSLTWSHVRPHVINGKVSAKTWIPEPQKRQ, from the exons ATGTACAGCATGGACGGCTTCGATATGGAGGCGCTCAACAGGCAGTTCTTCGAGTCGGCGGCCTTCAGCGAGTTCCAGGCCGGGGTGGTCTTCGAGCCGGGGAGTGGCGGCTCCTCCCCCGCTCATCTCGACCAAGAGAACACG TACCTGATGTTTGAGGGCGACAGCGGAGGCTCCTCTCCGTCACACAACGACCAGGAGAACACG GTGCTGCGCAGGAAGAAGAAGCGGCGGTGTCTGATGGCGCAGATGCAGCAGCGCCAGGCGGCCAACATGCGCGAACGCAAGCGCATGCAGAGCATCAACGACGCATTCGAGGGCCTTCGCGCGCACATCCCGACCCTCCCGTATGAAAAGCGGCTCTCGAAG GTGGACACCCTGCGCCTGGCCATCGGGTACATCAGCTTCCTGGCAGAGCTGGTGGCGAGCGACCGGGCGCCCgaccctcaccttcacccgcctaaCCATAACGACGCCAACAGGAAGGTCATCGTCAGGAGTTCTAGAA CGAGTGTGGATagcgtgccacactccctcacctggtCCCACGTCCGCCCACACGTTATTAATGGCAAGGTGTCCGCCAAGACATGGATCCCAGAGCCGCAGAAGCGCCAGTGA